A portion of the Drosophila sechellia strain sech25 chromosome 2R, ASM438219v1, whole genome shotgun sequence genome contains these proteins:
- the LOC6609495 gene encoding ras-specific guanine nucleotide-releasing factor RalGPS1 isoform X1: protein MMRYSEISRDLSTDSLRYSELSRKPTTDYNGYTGQAYAATQFKQSSPPPPPSQQQQQPTRVSKQRSPNTNGNAHTMACLRQEKTHKEQQMEPPSMQPQASKTLNIKSTRRKNSIGCLNSFSSSPDSPGCYYTIAASAAPPSKSQSLPAHASIKQLDAVILSALRVPADVLANQITLLDFPVFAQIQPDELSSCAWTKKDKHVNTPNIVAFTKRFNHTSFWTVQEILNAEQPKQRAEIITHFIKVAKKLHELNNLHSLFAIISAMQSASIYRLTKTWACLSKKDRNAFDRLSDIFSDQDNWANLRSYLESLRLPCIPYLGLFLTDLIYIDLAHPHKGGLEPEQRRNKMNNILRVISNYQQSNYKHLQKHEATQKYLTSIRYIEELQNIFEEDQYKRSLNLEPASPSGPSSSSCSSKESFNVEVVTPALGCLNLSPAKTIGSMRMASGTKFVPGHRKCRSLGTKFRSSSLPRNFAEKCQCCIVMIAPGIGTISNKRCRCRRIFGKIATHNHSDGHPHHLHLELDHSQVQPRHHLLDDSVLEHSDALSQADLTSLESAEGIRCDFTGSDCDLMSPEAAAAMQGCVRRKTVQKEGRKPAVASWQRYWLQIWANSLVYFPPKSFKGSERSDFKREPCKVCPLDGWYAHVSDNTKHKNTFELCHRTLGTVYRFRTDSPQMTHLWSNAICKLATMRVPKPLPTNLMSFE, encoded by the exons ATGATGCGATACTCGGAAATCTCACGCGACCTGTCCACGGATAGTCTGCGCTACTCAGAG TTAAGCAGAAAGCCCACCACGGACTATAATGGATATACGGGTCAGGCCTATGCCGCGACTCAATTCAAGCAGAGctcacctcctcctcctccttcgcaacagcagcagcagccaaccCGGGTGTCCAAGCAACGAAGTCCGAATACCAATGGTAATGCCCACACCATGGCCTGTTTGCGCCAGGAGAAGACCCACAAGGAGCAGCAAATGGAACCGCCCAGTATGCAACCGCAGGCCAGCAAAACTCTGAATATCAAGAGCACACGCCGCAAGAACTCCATAGGTTGTTTGAATAGTTTCTCCTCCTCGCCAGATTCGCCTGGTTGCTACTACACTATAGC AGCCTCGGCAGCACCACCGTCCAAGTCGCAAAGTTTACCAGCCCACGCCTCCATCAAGCAGTTGGATGCGGTTATTTTGAGCGCGTTACGTGTACCCGCCGATGTGTTGGCTAATCAGATTACTTTACTAGATTTCCCAGTCTTTGCCCAGATTCAGCCAGATGAGCTAAGCAGTTGTGCGTGGACGAAAAAGGATAAGCATGTCAATACCCCGAACATTGTGGCATTTACCAAACGATTCAACCACACGAGCTTTTGGACAGTGCAGGAGATTCTCAATGCCGAGCAGCCAAAGCAGAGAGCCGAGATTATTACACACTTTATAAAG GTGGCCAAAAAACTCCATGAGCTCAACAATCTGCACTCGCTGTTTGCCATTATTTCGGCCATGCAAAGCGCCAGCATATATCGACTCACTAAAACTTGGGCTTGCTTATCGAAAAAGGATCGAAATGCATTCGATCGCCTCAGCGATATATTCAGTGATCAGGACAACTGGGCGAATCTGCGCTCCTACCTCGAGAGCCTCCGCCTGCCCTGCATCCCCTATCTGGGTCTCTTTCTCACCGATCTGATCTACATCGATTTGGCACACCCACACAAGGGCGGGTTGGAGCCAGAGCAGCGTCGCAATAAGATGAACAATATATTGCGTGTAATCTCGAACTATCAGCAGTCGAACTATAAGCATCTGCAGAAGCATGAGGCTACACAAAAGTATCTGACTTCGATAAGATATATAGAGGAGTTGCAGAACATATTCGAGGAGGATCAGTACAA GCGCTCTCTAAACCTGGAACCTGCGTCGCCCTCTGGACCCAGCTCATCGTCCTGCAGCTCAAAGGAGTCCTTTAATGTGGAAGTGGTTACTCCGGCCCTTGGATGCCTAAATCTCTCGCCGGCCAAGACCATTGGCTCCATGCGAATGGCAAGCGGCACAAAATTTGTGCCGGGCCATCGCAAGTGTCGCAGTCTGGGCACCAA ATTTCGCAGCAGCAGCCTGCCGCGAAACTTTGCCGAGAAGTGCCAATGTTGCATCGTCATGATTGCGCCGGGCATCGGCACCATCTCCAACAAGCGTTGCAGATGCCGTCG catttttggcaaaattgCGACGCACAACCACAGCGATGGACATCCTCACCACCTGCACCTGGAACTTGATCACAGTCAAGTGCAGCCTCGTCACCATCTGCTGGATGATTCGGTCTTGGAGCACAGCGACGCCCTATCCCAAGCAGATCTAACATCGTTGGAAAGTGCAGAGGGAATTAGGTGCGATTTTACCGGCAGCGATTGCGATTTGATGTCGCCAGAGGCAGCAGCTGCCATGCAGGGATGTGTCCGGCGTAAAACAGTCCAGAAGGAGGGAAGGAAGCCAGCGGTGGCATCTTGGCAACGATACTGGCTACAGATTTGGGCCAACTCGCTGGTGTATTTTCCACCCAAATCCTTCAAAGGAAGCGAACGCAGCGACTTTAAGCGGGAACCGTGCAAAGTGTGTCCATTGGATGGATGGTATGCCCACGTGAGCGATAATACCAAGCACAAGAACACCTTCGAGCTGTGCCACCGAACCCTGGGGACCGTCTATCGCTTCCGTACGGACAGTCCCCAGATGACGCATCTCTGGTCAAATGCCATTTGCAAACTGGCCACCATGCGAGTGCCCAAACCTCTGCCCACCAACCTAATGTCCTTTGAATAG
- the LOC6609495 gene encoding ras-specific guanine nucleotide-releasing factor RalGPS1 isoform X2, producing the protein MMRYSEISRDLSTDSLRYSELSRKPTTDYNGYTGQAYAATQFKQSSPPPPPSQQQQQPTRVSKQRSPNTNGNAHTMACLRQEKTHKEQQMEPPSMQPQASKTLNIKSTRRKNSIGCLNSFSSSPDSPGCYYTIAASAAPPSKSQSLPAHASIKQLDAVILSALRVPADVLANQITLLDFPVFAQIQPDELSSCAWTKKDKHVNTPNIVAFTKRFNHTSFWTVQEILNAEQPKQRAEIITHFIKVAKKLHELNNLHSLFAIISAMQSASIYRLTKTWACLSKKDRNAFDRLSDIFSDQDNWANLRSYLESLRLPCIPYLGLFLTDLIYIDLAHPHKGGLEPEQRRNKMNNILRVISNYQQSNYKHLQKHEATQKYLTSIRYIEELQNIFEEDQYKRSLNLEPASPSGPSSSSCSSKESFNVEVVTPALGCLNLSPAKTIGSMRMASGTKFVPGHRKCRSLGTNIFGKIATHNHSDGHPHHLHLELDHSQVQPRHHLLDDSVLEHSDALSQADLTSLESAEGIRCDFTGSDCDLMSPEAAAAMQGCVRRKTVQKEGRKPAVASWQRYWLQIWANSLVYFPPKSFKGSERSDFKREPCKVCPLDGWYAHVSDNTKHKNTFELCHRTLGTVYRFRTDSPQMTHLWSNAICKLATMRVPKPLPTNLMSFE; encoded by the exons ATGATGCGATACTCGGAAATCTCACGCGACCTGTCCACGGATAGTCTGCGCTACTCAGAG TTAAGCAGAAAGCCCACCACGGACTATAATGGATATACGGGTCAGGCCTATGCCGCGACTCAATTCAAGCAGAGctcacctcctcctcctccttcgcaacagcagcagcagccaaccCGGGTGTCCAAGCAACGAAGTCCGAATACCAATGGTAATGCCCACACCATGGCCTGTTTGCGCCAGGAGAAGACCCACAAGGAGCAGCAAATGGAACCGCCCAGTATGCAACCGCAGGCCAGCAAAACTCTGAATATCAAGAGCACACGCCGCAAGAACTCCATAGGTTGTTTGAATAGTTTCTCCTCCTCGCCAGATTCGCCTGGTTGCTACTACACTATAGC AGCCTCGGCAGCACCACCGTCCAAGTCGCAAAGTTTACCAGCCCACGCCTCCATCAAGCAGTTGGATGCGGTTATTTTGAGCGCGTTACGTGTACCCGCCGATGTGTTGGCTAATCAGATTACTTTACTAGATTTCCCAGTCTTTGCCCAGATTCAGCCAGATGAGCTAAGCAGTTGTGCGTGGACGAAAAAGGATAAGCATGTCAATACCCCGAACATTGTGGCATTTACCAAACGATTCAACCACACGAGCTTTTGGACAGTGCAGGAGATTCTCAATGCCGAGCAGCCAAAGCAGAGAGCCGAGATTATTACACACTTTATAAAG GTGGCCAAAAAACTCCATGAGCTCAACAATCTGCACTCGCTGTTTGCCATTATTTCGGCCATGCAAAGCGCCAGCATATATCGACTCACTAAAACTTGGGCTTGCTTATCGAAAAAGGATCGAAATGCATTCGATCGCCTCAGCGATATATTCAGTGATCAGGACAACTGGGCGAATCTGCGCTCCTACCTCGAGAGCCTCCGCCTGCCCTGCATCCCCTATCTGGGTCTCTTTCTCACCGATCTGATCTACATCGATTTGGCACACCCACACAAGGGCGGGTTGGAGCCAGAGCAGCGTCGCAATAAGATGAACAATATATTGCGTGTAATCTCGAACTATCAGCAGTCGAACTATAAGCATCTGCAGAAGCATGAGGCTACACAAAAGTATCTGACTTCGATAAGATATATAGAGGAGTTGCAGAACATATTCGAGGAGGATCAGTACAA GCGCTCTCTAAACCTGGAACCTGCGTCGCCCTCTGGACCCAGCTCATCGTCCTGCAGCTCAAAGGAGTCCTTTAATGTGGAAGTGGTTACTCCGGCCCTTGGATGCCTAAATCTCTCGCCGGCCAAGACCATTGGCTCCATGCGAATGGCAAGCGGCACAAAATTTGTGCCGGGCCATCGCAAGTGTCGCAGTCTGGGCACCAA catttttggcaaaattgCGACGCACAACCACAGCGATGGACATCCTCACCACCTGCACCTGGAACTTGATCACAGTCAAGTGCAGCCTCGTCACCATCTGCTGGATGATTCGGTCTTGGAGCACAGCGACGCCCTATCCCAAGCAGATCTAACATCGTTGGAAAGTGCAGAGGGAATTAGGTGCGATTTTACCGGCAGCGATTGCGATTTGATGTCGCCAGAGGCAGCAGCTGCCATGCAGGGATGTGTCCGGCGTAAAACAGTCCAGAAGGAGGGAAGGAAGCCAGCGGTGGCATCTTGGCAACGATACTGGCTACAGATTTGGGCCAACTCGCTGGTGTATTTTCCACCCAAATCCTTCAAAGGAAGCGAACGCAGCGACTTTAAGCGGGAACCGTGCAAAGTGTGTCCATTGGATGGATGGTATGCCCACGTGAGCGATAATACCAAGCACAAGAACACCTTCGAGCTGTGCCACCGAACCCTGGGGACCGTCTATCGCTTCCGTACGGACAGTCCCCAGATGACGCATCTCTGGTCAAATGCCATTTGCAAACTGGCCACCATGCGAGTGCCCAAACCTCTGCCCACCAACCTAATGTCCTTTGAATAG
- the LOC6609496 gene encoding uncharacterized protein LOC6609496 — MKAAKSGDRMAYPWIKMRPLLMLTLLLVIFFSYCLAGKTTTIVSHTDTLDPQADGFWANKTTWNARWVKYWRAKKIYEPVWKKVWTPTIHNEWVPLPNVPNEWEAEKDRSYK; from the exons ATGAAAGCGGCGAAAAGTGGCGACAGGATGGCGTATCCATGGATTAAAATGAGGCCCCTGTTGATGCTGACACTATTATTGGTCATTTTCTTCAGCTACTGCCTGGCCGGCAAGACGACCACCAT CGTTAGCCACACAGACACCCTCGATCCGCAGGCCGATGGCTTCTGGGCCAACAAGACGACGTGGAACGCTCGCTGGGTAAAGTACTGGCGGGCCAAGAAGATCTACGAGCCGGTGTGGAAAAAGGTCTGGACACCCACCATTCACAACGAATGGGTGCCATTGCCCAATGTGCCCAATGAATGGGAGGCGGAAAAGGATCGCTCCTACAAATAG
- the LOC6609497 gene encoding uncharacterized protein LOC6609497 yields MRIHRHFVLGLLGVLCLAIGGSQSKAVVDQQPAASQVDSKSVAQQRIDLGLGLGDALIHDHHYEHIIEHHEHHHEHHDPGYWKKKVTWKEGWKKIWNPAKKQIWNPSWKKIWKPHWVKVPGWKEIQVPAWKQIWVPHWKEILVPAWKDIQVPDYKQIWTPELVKVGIPGEKYLGKDQEGWEYTSHDLWKKKVVWKSHWKKIWKPAKKQIWVPEKKLEWKEAWKQYWKPAKKEIWTDKLEWKEAWKQIWVPGWKEIWVPGWKKIWKPVVISEWFPSPDHHDHHHHEHHDWDRKDTGVTATRSADGKDKVVWKRDDTNAAGKPTMLQPVASADFQAKSLEAAKSPVAAPAASVAATSQSFKFPGA; encoded by the exons TTGGGTCTGCTCGGTGTACTCTGTTTGGCCATCGGAGGCAGTCAATCCAAGGCTGTGGTGGATCAGCAGCCTGCCGCTTCCCAGGTGGACAGCAAAAGTGTCGCGCAGCAGAGGATCGATCTGGGATTGGGTCTGGGCGATGCCCTGATTCACGACCACCATTACGAGCACATAATCGAACATCACGAACATCATCACGAGCACCATGACCCCGGGTACTGGAAGAAGAAGGTCACCTGGAAGGAGGGATGGAAAAAAATTTGGAATCCAGCTAAGAAACAAATCTGGAATCCTTCATGGAAGAAG ATCTGGAAGCCACATTGGGTCAAAGTGCCCGGCTGGAAGGAAATACAGGTTCCCGCTTGGAAGCAAATTTGG GTTCCTCACTGGAAAGAGATTTTAGTGCCAGCCTGGAAGGATATTCAAGTACCCGATTACAAGCAGATATGGACACCAGAACTAGTCAAG GTTGGCATTCCCGGTGAAAAATATTTGGGCAAGGATCAGGAAGGTTGGGAGTACACCAGCCACGATTTGTGGAAGAAG AAAGTGGTCTGGAAGTCGCACTGGAAGAAGATCTGGAAGCCAGCCAAGAAGCAAATCTGGGTGCCAGAGAAGAAACTGGAGTGGAAGGAGGCATGGAAGCAGTACTGGAAGCCAGCGAAGAAGGAAATCTGGACCGATAAATTG GAATGGAAGGAGGCATGGAAGCAGATTTGGGTGCCCGGCTGGAAAGAGATCTGGGTGCCTGGATGGAAAAAGATCTGGAAGCCAGTGGTCATTTCAGAGTGGTTCCCCTCGCCCGATCACCACGATCATCACCATCATGAGCACCATGACTGGGATCGCAAGGACACAGGTGTCACGGCCACCAGGTCGGCCGATGGCAAAGATAAGGTGGTCTGGAAACGAGATGACACCAATGCCGCTGGCAAGCCAACAATGCTACAGCCAGTGGCCAGCGCCGACTTCCAGGCCAAGTCTCTGGAGGCAGCCAAATCCCCCGTAGCAGCGCCCGCCGCCTCGGTGGCCGCCACCTCGCAGTCATTCAAGTTTCCAGGCGCGTAG